The DNA region aataatataatataatataatatatatatatatatatatatatatgtatatattttatatattaaatataaaatatctaCAACTAATAAGAATTAAAAAGTATATGcgaataaatatattcacatatatatattatttatacatatatatattatttttgtctcatataatttttctataaatataaataatgcttctttatattaaataattgttttttgctttcattttatatatgtttccttttatttcttattatgtgtgtttttaatttttttatagtaatacctttaaaaattaaaaataagaattcatacaattattaatttattagATAGACGTATCATTgaaaacatttttataattgatttgttatatatttttcgttttttatttttcaattattacttaaaaaaagagtatctaattaatatgaatattaNNNNNNNNNNNNNNNNNNNNNNNNNNNNNNNNNNNNNNNNNNNNNNNNNNNNNNNNNNNNNNNNNNNNNNNNNNNNNNNNNNNNNNNNNNNNNNNNNNNNNNNNNNNNNNNNNNNNNNNNNNNNNNNNNNNNNNNNNNNNNNNNNNNNNNNNNNNNNNNNNNNNNNNNNNNNNNNNNNNNNNNNNNNNNNNNNNNNNNNNNNNNNNNNNNNNNNNNNNNNNNNNNNNNNNNNNNNNNNNNNNNNNNNNNNNNNNNNNNNNNNNNNNNNNNNNNNNNNNNNNNNNNNNNNNNNNNNNNNNNataataattatatattaaatattattagGATGATATATGAAATGTGTGTTATATccaatataataaataataataaaacatcACAAGAACAgattcataaaaatataagtaaatatataaataataaatcaaagagtaatatttcttataataatatatattcaagTTTCACTAGTAACATTCGATCATATGGAcatgatatatataaaaaaaataataaacatactgatagtaataattttattaagaGTAAATGTTTGgataataaacaaaatataataataatagaaactaatgagaaaatatatagatttGATAAAATGGatttaaattatgatatattttattatatatatataaataatttaacattaaaaaataatcaagtaataacattttttttaccaTTACCAAAAAATAAGCCTATTCatttaacatataaaaataataatttttattattttgatgatataatatatttaaataaaaatctAAGTGaagatatttataattatatttatattatgcAAAAATATTTCCTTTCTTTTCAATTCTggtttttttatttaagATATCAAGGTATAgagaaaatgaaaatattatttaataaagaattatcaaatttatttttctaCCTTTCTTCTAGTTATgacaaaataaataataaatcatcaaatattcttatttatgaaaacaaaaaaaaaaaaaaaaaaaattcttatAAATTACTCTTtgaatttaatataaaaagattGATAAACATATgtttacatatattaaaaatatatctaaatgaaaaaattaaaattaatatatcatattttcaaataataaaaatattaaatttatgTTTAAATCCTACACgtaacaaaaaaattacgCGACATTATGTAATACACATGAAATTTGTCAATAgtatttttatcaaattaatcaaaatgaaagataaaaaaattaaaaaaaaataaatataaccACATTATGGGtcataaaaaattcttcaagtatatatatatatatatattaaaaagatacaatttttatctttacacatatatataaaaaaatatatattcatatatttatatgtttatatatttttattttattgtgTCTTTTTGATAAGTTCATAAAACTTacttttttcttatataaaaacattgtatcgttaatttaaattgttttcatgtaataagaaaaatgtGCTTATCTATCTTTTCTAATATGTGTATGTGGAGGGGTAATAATTAAACAGttacatgtatatatatatatttatgtatgtatgtatatatatatatatatatttatatatttatgtatgtatgtatatactTGGAATTATTCTTCTAcgaattaaaaatatttcaattttttttttcctttttttttttcatgtaaagttttttatataacagaaaatatatatatatatatatatatatatatatatatatatatatttatatatatttatatatgtaggtatacatttttgttcatattcctatttaaaatgattcatatgaataatgttctattttttttttttttttttatttcatggataataataaatgtatatcacttatttaatgatataaCATTTCAAATATGATCGTTAGTTTGTATACAATAAAGTGCacatattaattttttttttattttgaaaaaaaaaaaataataaaaatgaaataatataatataaacctgacgttatatatatatatatatatatatatatatatatttta from Plasmodium gaboni strain SY75 chromosome 14, whole genome shotgun sequence includes:
- a CDS encoding hypothetical protein (conserved Plasmodium protein, unknown function), with the protein product NNYILNIIRMIYEMCVISNIINNNKTSQEQIHKNISKYINNKSKSNISYNNIYSSFTSNIRSYGHDIYKKNNKHTDSNNFIKSKCLDNKQNIIIIETNEKIYRFDKMDLNYDIFYYIYINNLTLKNNQVITFFLPLPKNKPIHLTYKNNNFYYFDDIIYLNKNLSEDIYNYIYIMQKYFLSFQFWFFYLRYQGIEKMKILFNKELSNLFFYLSSSYDKINNKSSNILIYENKKKKKKNSYKLLFEFNIKRLINICLHILKIYLNEKIKINISYFQIIKILNLCLNPTRNKKITRHYVIHMKFVNSIFIKLIKMKDKKIKKK